A DNA window from Candidatus Hydrogenedentota bacterium contains the following coding sequences:
- a CDS encoding metallophosphoesterase family protein — MKQSAPCSILRLRALALLLALFMGALPSVAEVPAVAGVMDALVARCLEGDAAFRDGLQPDAVLGLLTPGQRETLSTAYWTFEVSAPALVSVVRDASQQELPFWLEERGFAKTDLVVKNENYTYEVWQKAFPAGRVGLGINGFALHRSHYFVGVGPAEKGGSVTVTGAVPVYGAPMPFARGAYTYLDWTDLLLEEVPEGAFEGHTLLPTIRGRARETHLVGAFREAAAPSTPAPDLVTLTWSGDARTTMTVQWRTSPATEQGTVLYREAGRAEAPFAEAAATRAVLEDRNLINDRKAHWFTAELAGLAPGTRYEYTVGAGPDGPRSAPAVFETAPDGDAPFTFLWMSDVHNKKDSVPLLETATRLHPDAAFLAISGDLVGMGQYRDDWDALLGNYADFVRRRPLVPSIGNHDAIDGLGSELYSALFRLPDNGPEGMAPGKTYALNYGSLLLLSLDVTADIAPQSAWVDRTLAASDARWKVAMLHFPPYSHEEDYPEIRREWGTLFDRHGVDIVLSGHVHYYQRTFPLRGGEKAGGGPVYLISVGVNGSPHPAPVPPYAEVLNLGGAATCQAFTVDGDTLTMNAYEADGDVQDTFTLRK; from the coding sequence ATGAAGCAGTCCGCACCCTGTTCCATTCTCCGGCTTCGCGCCCTCGCGCTTCTTCTGGCCCTTTTCATGGGTGCCCTGCCGTCGGTGGCCGAGGTGCCCGCCGTGGCCGGGGTCATGGACGCCCTGGTGGCGCGCTGCCTGGAGGGTGACGCGGCGTTCCGGGACGGGCTCCAGCCGGACGCCGTGCTGGGCCTGCTTACCCCCGGGCAGCGGGAAACCCTCTCCACCGCCTACTGGACCTTTGAGGTCAGCGCCCCGGCCCTCGTGTCCGTGGTCCGCGACGCCTCCCAGCAGGAGCTTCCCTTCTGGCTTGAGGAGCGCGGCTTTGCGAAGACGGACCTGGTCGTCAAGAACGAGAATTACACCTACGAGGTGTGGCAAAAGGCGTTCCCCGCAGGACGGGTCGGCCTGGGCATCAACGGGTTTGCCCTGCACCGGTCCCATTATTTCGTGGGCGTCGGCCCGGCGGAGAAGGGGGGGAGTGTCACCGTGACCGGCGCCGTGCCGGTGTATGGCGCGCCCATGCCCTTCGCCAGGGGCGCGTACACCTATCTCGACTGGACCGATCTGCTGCTGGAGGAGGTGCCGGAGGGGGCCTTTGAGGGGCACACCCTGCTGCCCACCATCCGCGGGCGCGCCCGCGAGACCCATCTGGTCGGCGCCTTCCGCGAGGCCGCCGCGCCGTCCACCCCCGCCCCCGACCTGGTCACCCTCACCTGGAGCGGCGACGCGCGCACCACCATGACCGTCCAGTGGCGCACGAGCCCCGCCACGGAGCAGGGAACGGTGCTGTACCGCGAGGCCGGGCGCGCCGAGGCCCCCTTCGCCGAGGCCGCCGCCACCCGCGCCGTCCTGGAGGACCGCAACCTGATCAACGACCGGAAGGCGCACTGGTTCACCGCGGAACTCGCGGGGCTCGCCCCCGGCACGCGGTATGAGTACACCGTGGGCGCGGGGCCCGACGGCCCCCGCAGCGCGCCCGCCGTTTTTGAGACCGCCCCCGACGGGGACGCGCCCTTCACCTTCCTCTGGATGAGCGACGTGCACAACAAGAAGGACAGCGTGCCGCTGCTGGAGACGGCAACGCGCCTGCACCCGGACGCGGCGTTCCTGGCCATCTCCGGCGACCTTGTGGGCATGGGCCAGTACCGCGACGACTGGGACGCGCTGCTCGGCAACTACGCGGACTTCGTCCGCCGCCGGCCCCTTGTCCCCTCCATCGGCAACCACGACGCCATAGACGGGCTCGGGTCGGAGCTGTACAGCGCCCTTTTCCGCCTTCCCGACAACGGCCCCGAGGGCATGGCCCCCGGCAAGACCTACGCCCTGAACTACGGCAGCCTGCTCCTCCTGTCCCTCGACGTGACGGCGGACATCGCCCCCCAGAGCGCCTGGGTGGACCGCACCCTCGCCGCCTCGGACGCCCGGTGGAAGGTCGCCATGCTCCACTTCCCCCCCTACTCCCACGAGGAGGACTACCCCGAAATCCGGCGGGAGTGGGGCACCCTTTTCGACAGGCACGGCGTGGACATCGTGCTCAGCGGCCACGTCCACTACTACCAGCGCACCTTCCCCCTGCGCGGCGGGGAGAAGGCCGGCGGCGGCCCGGTGTACCTCATCTCCGTGGGGGTTAATGGAAGTCCCCATCCAGCGCCCGTCCCGCCCTACGCCGAGGTGCTGAATCTCGGCGGCGCGGCGACCTGCCAGGCCTTCACCGTGGACGGGGACACCCTCACCATGAACGCCTACGAGGCCGACGGGGACGTGCAGGACACCTTCACGCTGCGCAAGTAG
- a CDS encoding pyridoxine 5'-phosphate synthase — MIELGVNIDHVATLREARKGRNPDVIAAAKVCELAGAHQITVHLREDRRHIQDRDVELLSQVLQVRMNLEMGVSEEILAIARRLRPHTVCLVPENRREVTTEGGLNVAGQVERLTAVTADMHDHGVLVSMFIDPDAAQVEASAACGADFVELHTGTYANAGGADVERELDRLHEAAELILDTHMRCNAGHGLTIRNLRPVALLPELCEVNIGHDIMARALFIGLEAAVGEILDILHWASEDEA; from the coding sequence ATGATTGAGTTGGGCGTCAACATTGACCACGTCGCCACGCTGCGCGAGGCGCGCAAGGGCCGCAACCCCGACGTCATCGCCGCCGCCAAGGTCTGCGAGCTCGCCGGGGCCCACCAGATCACCGTGCACCTGCGCGAGGACCGCCGCCACATCCAGGACCGCGACGTGGAGCTGCTGTCCCAGGTGCTCCAGGTGCGCATGAACCTGGAAATGGGCGTGAGCGAGGAAATCCTCGCCATCGCGCGCCGGCTACGCCCCCACACCGTCTGCCTCGTGCCCGAGAACCGGCGGGAGGTCACCACCGAGGGCGGCCTCAACGTCGCCGGGCAGGTGGAGCGGCTCACGGCCGTCACCGCCGACATGCACGACCACGGCGTCCTCGTCAGCATGTTCATTGACCCCGACGCGGCGCAGGTCGAGGCGAGCGCCGCCTGCGGCGCCGACTTCGTGGAACTGCACACGGGCACCTACGCGAACGCCGGCGGCGCCGACGTCGAGCGCGAGCTCGACCGCCTGCACGAGGCGGCGGAGCTGATCCTCGACACGCACATGCGCTGCAACGCCGGCCACGGCCTCACCATCCGCAACCTGCGGCCCGTCGCCCTCCTCCCCGAACTCTGCGAGGTCAACATCGGCCACGACATCATGGCCCGCGCCCTCTTCATCGGCCTCGAAGCCGCCGTCGGCGAAATCCTCGACATCCTCCACTGGGCCTCCGAGGACGAGGCGTAA
- a CDS encoding DUF4838 domain-containing protein has protein sequence MAAFLLTLSAALLVSGQVPGQFPDMEGVSVAWVDATKYEYFRVKLPEDASPALSGAADVFADYWNRVTGRPLSGKAEEGNLIYVRFGAALASEDLLDPGLLSGLPENGFIVRTHTPAGKYASKGATRQLLFAAPSDGAVLEGVVTFFQQVFGTRWVEPGFTVARPAAMRMPQVNIVRRPAFAFREVGLCALWKDGVGEYRQGAHLTGPVSAPPPGVGYFDAWNAPEETPPAADTEPVVYGSGAAVERIAGELAALIAAPTDGADTALAARRAAAEWPPASNQWSLNALAWLRPELDDAARELNTREGSSAACVLQTANGVAAALRARFPDRPPRVHVLLPLFLRKPPATLKAGEGVVVQLSNADADFSLPAGSPQDGANKALGDDVRGWVRTGAGVWVLDHLCNGRDPALPFPCLESLADSVFFYLQNGVRGVCYAGAAAADPAGVDLAALRMYLAAGILWDPDAIVENMTAEFLRLYYGGAADAVQEYLDLTAGQRRAGGRRLALDDDGAWLDRAALGPVADRLAQDAAAVPDPAARARAEALGHAVRRLAEGNTAPAAP, from the coding sequence ATGGCTGCTTTCCTGCTGACGCTGTCCGCCGCTCTTCTGGTTTCCGGCCAGGTTCCCGGCCAGTTCCCCGACATGGAGGGGGTGTCCGTCGCCTGGGTGGACGCCACAAAGTACGAGTACTTTCGGGTAAAGCTGCCGGAGGACGCCTCCCCCGCGCTGTCCGGGGCCGCTGACGTTTTCGCAGACTACTGGAACCGGGTCACGGGGCGGCCGCTCTCCGGCAAGGCAGAGGAGGGCAATCTGATCTACGTGCGGTTCGGCGCGGCCCTCGCCTCGGAGGACCTGCTCGACCCCGGCCTCCTGTCCGGGCTGCCGGAAAACGGCTTCATCGTGCGCACCCACACCCCCGCCGGCAAGTATGCCAGCAAGGGGGCCACCCGCCAGCTGCTCTTCGCCGCCCCGTCGGACGGGGCGGTGCTGGAGGGGGTTGTCACCTTTTTTCAACAGGTCTTCGGCACACGCTGGGTGGAGCCCGGGTTCACGGTGGCCCGGCCCGCGGCCATGCGCATGCCGCAGGTGAACATTGTCCGCCGCCCCGCCTTCGCTTTCCGCGAGGTGGGCCTGTGCGCCCTTTGGAAGGACGGGGTGGGCGAGTACCGGCAGGGTGCCCACCTGACCGGCCCCGTCTCCGCGCCGCCGCCCGGCGTGGGATACTTTGACGCCTGGAACGCCCCGGAGGAAACGCCGCCCGCAGCGGACACCGAGCCCGTGGTCTATGGGTCCGGTGCCGCCGTGGAGCGCATCGCCGGGGAGCTGGCGGCCCTCATCGCCGCGCCGACGGACGGCGCGGATACGGCCCTGGCCGCCCGCCGCGCCGCCGCCGAGTGGCCGCCCGCCTCCAACCAGTGGTCGCTCAATGCCCTGGCGTGGCTGCGTCCCGAGCTGGATGACGCGGCCCGGGAACTCAACACACGCGAGGGGAGCTCCGCCGCCTGCGTGCTGCAGACGGCCAACGGGGTGGCCGCCGCGCTCCGGGCGCGGTTTCCCGACCGTCCGCCCCGGGTGCATGTGCTGCTGCCGCTCTTCCTGCGGAAGCCCCCGGCCACGCTGAAGGCGGGGGAGGGGGTGGTCGTGCAGCTGAGCAACGCGGACGCCGACTTTTCGCTGCCCGCAGGCAGCCCGCAGGACGGGGCCAACAAGGCTCTCGGCGACGATGTGCGGGGGTGGGTGCGGACCGGGGCCGGGGTGTGGGTGCTGGACCACCTGTGCAACGGGCGCGATCCGGCCCTGCCGTTTCCCTGTCTGGAGTCGCTTGCGGACAGCGTCTTCTTCTACCTGCAAAACGGGGTGCGCGGCGTCTGCTACGCGGGCGCGGCGGCGGCGGACCCCGCAGGGGTGGACCTGGCGGCCCTGCGCATGTATCTCGCCGCGGGCATCCTATGGGACCCGGACGCCATCGTGGAGAACATGACCGCCGAGTTTCTGCGGCTGTACTACGGCGGGGCGGCGGACGCCGTCCAGGAATACCTCGACCTGACGGCCGGCCAGCGGCGGGCCGGGGGGCGGCGTCTCGCCCTTGACGACGACGGGGCCTGGCTGGACCGCGCCGCCCTGGGGCCGGTGGCGGACCGGCTGGCACAGGACGCGGCGGCGGTGCCCGACCCGGCCGCCCGCGCCCGCGCGGAGGCCTTGGGGCATGCTGTCCGCCGTCTGGCGGAGGGGAACACCGCGCCGGCCGCGCCGTGA